Proteins encoded by one window of Salvia splendens isolate huo1 chromosome 14, SspV2, whole genome shotgun sequence:
- the LOC121763608 gene encoding histone H3.2 — MARTKQTARKSTGGKAPRKQLATKAARKSAPATGGVKKPHRFRPGTVALREIRKYQKSTELLIRKLPFQRLVREIAQDFKTDLRFQSSAVAALQEAAEAYLVGLFEDTNLCAIHAKRVTIMPKDIQLARRIRGERA, encoded by the coding sequence ATGGCTCGCACCAAGCAGACCGCTCGCAAGTCCACCGGCGGCAAGGCGCCGAGGAAGCAGCTCGCCACCAAGGCCGCCAGGAAGTCCGCCCCCGCCACCGGCGGCGTCAAGAAGCCCCACCGCTTCCGCCCCGGAACCGTCGCGCTTCGTGAGATCAGGAAGTACCAGAAGTCCACGGAGCTTCTCATCCGCAAGCTGCCGTTCCAGCGCCTGGTTCGTGAGATCGCGCAGGACTTCAAGACGGATCTGAGGTTCCAGAGCTCCGCCGTTGCGGCGCTGCAGGAGGCGGCGGAGGCCTACCTGGTTGGGCTGTTTGAGGACACCAACCTCTGCGCCATTCATGCTAAGAGGGTGACCATTATGCCCAAGGACATTCAGCTCGCTAGGAGGATCAGAGGCGAGCGCGCTTAG